The genomic DNA CAATTATGTCGCTCTTGTCATAATCGGCTGGAAAATTGCTCCTGAGGCATTTCATGTTATCGCCACAGGAAGTTCATTGTTAGTGACGTTCGGGCACAATGATGCTCAAAAAGCATAAAGGTTGgcagtaaataaacaaaaaaaaaaaaaatatgagctTTAAGCGGGGACTGCTCGCTGCAACAAGAAGTGTCACAGTTTGACAAAAAGGCAGAATGCAGCAAGTTTTAGTACCAGgataagtgtttttgttttccctccaacAGTACTAAACTGGGCTGATTCCACACTGCTGCTCTGTAATCTGGTGCAGGTTAAGCAGCCGTCGCAGCACGACCAGCAGACCAGCATTTAAttactttttgtatttgtattttggcCCGATTAGgatttaaatgtccagtgtgtaaaatgtgggtGATATTACAGTAACTCTCTCCTCCCTGGTCTTCAACTGGTCCAGAATCCAGCTGCCCGAAATCATCCCCAGAACCCCCTGATTCCGCCACATCAACCCCATCCTACAACATCTCCACTGGCTCCCggtcaatctcagaattcaattCAGAATCCTCATGCATGCGCCTTCAAGGACATCCACAACCTCGCCCCTCTGTATCTCTCCTACCTTCTCCAcatcaccacctcctcctctctctgacctctgacctcactgTGTCCTCCGCCCGCCTTTCAGCCACTCTGCTCCCCATCTCTGGAATTCACTCGCACCAGGCATCCGATACTCTgactcaaaacccacctgtttGTAATTCCtcttagggctgggcgatatggaccaaaactgaTATCGCGATATTTTTTGTTCGAATGGCGATATGCAATATCATAACGATATTTTGAACGAAACGGGTTAGCTCgctagctcaccggttggccgctcagctgacagctgaaacCCGGCGACCGgagagtacaacagaaacccggaaacaggagaccagaaacccggagaccagagcctcggtgtcggacacggtaaacaacaagccgctggtgtgttttaagtccacttggagccgaaatctgcggctaacagttgagcggctaacagctggtgtcGCTAAAAACTAGCGACAGGCATTAAGTCAccagctcaacttttattttgtattcacgagtaacgaagatggttaagaaaaatgtatcggagtaaaagtgTCAGCTATGTTTTCGTTCAAATTTGTCTGTTGTGATGCGTAGCATGGGTGGGACAACACTATGTAGGGGGCGTGGCAGAGCAGCTGAACTAGGCTTGTAGGCTTTATTAAATAGCGTTCGCAAGGCAacatcatgtttttacaatCACCCACAATTGACAAAGTAACTGAAGACCACAcaggttcttcttcttcaattggaagggtgagggtgagggatGTTCGGTTGCGACATGCAACTTCACCGAGAAATGTTACTACATTTCTTTAGCTTGAGTAGCATTTATTGCATGTCGCACAAGTTTCCTCTCAGCCGCCTGACTCtgcctcactgtgtctgtgcgATAAGGGCCACAGGTTTGAGACTTCTGCTCTAAACAGTGCACCCAGTCCCAAATTTGTGTTATACTCTTTAATCCAGTTTTAATTTTTCTGAATATACTCCTGTCGTGTCGCGTCGGGGCACGGGACTCATCTGCTGACACCACAGAGCAGCTCAGCTGAGGATTACACCTCTGCTTTAAGTACATTTCAACCCTAAGGGCACGGTTTGTATTAATTCAAACACACCCGTCCAGAAATGTGAGTCTTACCTCAAAGGCCGCTTCTCTCCGTAGGCAGTAAAGTTGGATTCACATATGAGAAACACGTCGACGGCGTGGGAAAGCTCGTGAAAGCGCGCATGCAGGAGGTCAAACTCGTGGTTGACGTTGATGGCGTTGATCACCCTCCGTGGCGTCTCTCTTGGCGTCAGCCTCTCCTTGGTTGGCAGGTTGGAGTGATACACCATGGTGGGCACTCCACAGTAAGGTCCGTGCCATCCAGGCCGACACACGCACTTAACCAACCGCTTCCCATTGCCTCTGGGCCTCATCTTGGCTTTGGGCGCTATAGTGGACGGCTGCTGCACCTCCAGAGTTTTCCGTTGCCCAACCCGAGAACCTTCCCCAACTCCATTGGCGACAATGCTCCCCGATCTTGCAGAGTACTCCTTTGGGGTCGCGACCTCTGTCCCCTGCCTGAAGCAAAGAGCTCCAGCTTTGGTTCGGACAAAGTAAGGGGTTTTGTCGTCTTGTAGCTGGTATGTGCGCGTGGAAAGATCTTCCACGAGTTCCAAAGGTTCCTGCAGCTGATCTTTGAGGAACACCGCCTTGTGTTGGCTTCTTTCCTTTAGGACCTGTGGGAGATCTAGCCTGGCAGCTTGAGTGTGATGGCTGGGGGCTCTCTCctggaaagacaaacaaacaggaaaaggTTGAGGAAGCTTcatcttcaaaacaaaagctactATCAGTAATTTTCACAGGAAGAGATCGAGAAAATTTGACACCAAGAAAAACTTTGATATGAGAAGATTGTCATTCATCCAGAGTCATGATCGTATTTGAGATGATAGTTAGGTATATTCCAGGTTTTTTAACCATGTTCTTtcattccttctttttcttttctttcctttcatgAAAGTGTAGACCACAATACAGTACAGTGTTACATAAATCCTAATAACCAAGATAACACTTTTCATGATTGGAAAGGACAAGTGAAAAGAACACAATTCTTATTTATATCTGTCTCAAACATAAACTCAAAGAATCTTAGATGGTATGTCACTTACAGTTAGTTGCACCCTCatcctcaaacaaacaaaacaacccaTAAGTGTTCATTTTAAAGACCAAAACATCTCAAAATTTAAACATCCAGTCAAATTTCCAATGCATAGTTATCATGTTATCATGCAAGAAcataataacactttttttaatagaCATTGTTGATGATTCTCATTAAGAGTAAGCACTGACATTAATGTGTACGTTATAGAACGCATTACATCCATAATTTAAATGGTGATAAATGTGGCAGCCCTCTATTTTATTCTCTCCCCTTCAGATTATCTCGATCCAGCATTTCCCAAACTCCTCCTGGACGCCGCTGATTATTGCTTTCAGTGAGTTTCATCACTTAAACTTCTGCTCTCCGATCATATCACATTAAcggctgcagaggaaaaaaagggggtaGTAACACGTTACAAGGTGATAATGCTGCTGGCAGCACGGTGCTACAGCCACGCAACAGCAGTGGCTATTAGCCATCGACAATTCTAATACACTTAATGGGCTGCAAGGAGTTCGGTTTTGACACCAAAGTTACTTTCCTGGCAGTTGTTTTGCACAACACAGGTTACTGATATCAGGAACAACCGAGTGCTGAGTGGCAGCAACATGAATCAGCATTTATCACCTGAATCAGTCTTCATTATGGGTGTTTTATGCTGTGTTAAAGTGTATATTAATGTGCAGCGGAGCTTCAAATTGGGCGCATAATTGGATAAGATTGTTAGCTTTCAGGGCGCAGTTTCTGGGCTCGTCTCGTTGTCACATATCAGCAGGTTATACGGTGTTACCTTGTCAGCGGCATCAGGCGAGATTAAAGGTAAGCGCACGAAACGAGTGCAAACAGTCTGCAGTTATTGCTAAGTTGTTAAGAAATAAAAGTGCAGCTGCTGCATTCACAGCAACACCTCACCACGACAGCGTCAGTATGAAATACAGGATTTCTCCCACAAACTAATGACTTTTCATACAGTAATTCACAAGGCGACGACGTGACCTCTGAAGGCTCCGTGAAAGCGAACGCACGGAGGAGGAGAGCATTTGCAAAGTGATAAATCACACGTATGCAGAAGGCATGCAGTCACTAATGTGTGAGGTGCTATTACATTATGAAAATATCTCTAATAGCACAGTGCACAATAATACGTTTATAATTGTCTCTATTTCTCTTATCCATTTTATCCCCTCAGTAGAAAGGACACCAAGGATTGCTTTAGAAAATGGCCATAAACAAGTATTGTGTTTGAGACCTAATTATTCTGGAGGTTTGGACATTGAAAAGTGAGGTCCAGGATCAATTTCACGTCTATTTTGCTGCAAACTGCATGTGCAATATAGAGGAAATAGGTAAGTGCCCGACTTTCTAGAAGAGCAACATGGCTCACTGGCTTGAACATCTTGAAAACCAAGATGTTCTGCGCCACGCAAGTGTTTTTAACGGACCTCAGTTCAGTTTTACTCCTGAATTTCCTGGGCCTGGTTCAGGTCTGCTACCTGTTCATGTAGTGCAAGGACTGAGGTTCAGGTACAAAGGGGGGAATGAATCAGTCAGGCAACAAGTCAAGTCAACGAcccattaaaatgattttgaagGTGATATATTAaggtaaaaacaacacaacttgGTTgagatcaaattcaaggactttgcaaggactttccagggccaattccctcaaattcaaggagcAAAGATGGGAGGGCGACTTGTAAGAGCCGATTCaccccatggcgtccacttttattgatttgcagcacgctctgcatctggacaagtgattgtccttggcatcttggtcaaagtcagtctttgtcgcTTTCTTTGTTGAGCCAGAGAtgttggaatttgcatttcccaggcttTCACGttatttgctctctctttgcttaacgttactcgctcattgttctgcacagaATCTCACGTTggcggcagagagagagagagagagagagagagagagagagagagagagagagacagagagagagagagagagagagagggagagggagagagagagagacagagagagttgttCTGCGTCAAGCATTGCAGGGAGCATGAAGCAGTAGGTCatgtcgtaacaaacaagggcatATCTGCGGTGGGAGACATCTAAATATTTACTTTACGTCCAATGACCTTTCAATGACCCGTGTCTATTTAAAGTGAGGGCCTTTCGAAAAGTTATCTTCAAATTCACAGACTTTCAAGGACCTGTTGGAATCAGGTCGCCTggattcattttaatttcatggcTGTAGCATTGTCAAAACATGTCCAATGACTGAGCACCTCTGCCCCTTTCTGCAACCTTCTTCCAAGATGATTTTCCACTTTCATTATCTGGCAGTTATCcaaccgtttaggaatcacagtactgagaagctgacgtcacaaacgtgcgACATGCTGGTGAATCTTGGACAGTTGTTCCGCGGAAGtcctctatttctctgctttccatccatccatcttctactgatttgtcctccacaggagggtcgccatgacaacaacaacgacaaatcATTTTGATAACTTAATTACACCGCCTCACACTATCACTCTTTCATACCTGGTTTGGAGAGTCTCCCCGCtggttctcttttggttcctcCCAGGGGTGAGGAGGTGCAGGTTCCTCCCTCAGCCTGATCTCCAGTCCCGCTCTGCCAACAATCCCAGGACCTCCAACTACGACCCCGCCAAGCCCCATCCCTCCTCCGTCCCCTCCTCCACCCAAACCTTTATCTTTAGTGTCCGATTGACGGAGCACAGGTAAGGGTGGCGCCTCTTCGGGGGAGGCCGGGCTGAGCGGGGTGGTGCCCACGCCTTTCTCCCTCCAGAAGAAGCCCGTGACCATGATGAAGGACTTGATGTTGGGGTACGGGGCGGAGAGCTCACGCAGCAGGGAGACATAGTGGAGGGCCTTGTAGTAGTGGAGGAAGGAGATGACGCACAGGCCCACCGTGCAGAGCAAGAACACTCTGTGCCGCCGCATTTTCATCCTGGAatcagagggaggagaaggtaggtgagagaaatgaagaaacaagattaaaaaaaacccgaCTTCCTCTGAAGGAAATTTATCTTTAGTCTTTAGTATGACTTCAGGGATTGTTgcaaaaaaagctaaaaaaaaaatctatttttgtcCAGACTTTTAATAAACTACCTACTATAGACTACTATAAACCTGGAATGCAAACACAAAACTGGAATTAACCAACTAAAAGTATacaataattctttttttttttttaaatactaacGATGCAAATTTATAGTCACTCACTGACAAAGCGTACAAGTTCTcagttaaatgaaatgaaatgaaaagttaaaCAAACTGACAACCAGAGCTCAAACTGcacattagggctgaaacaatgactcaatgaatcgattattaagcGGTTACTAagttaatcatcaactattttagTACTCGATGAAtcgctttgaagctttttttcatgattcaaACAAGATTTCTAACAAGATAGCTTTTATCTAAAGAACAAAACTGTTAATAAATGATATTGTAACAAGTGTCAAATCTTGCATTTGCCATCCGGCGTAACCCTGAACTGAGCTAACTTAACTTTGGTTCCTACAGTGAATTTTTCCTTTGTTGCAGataagaaatcattcaaagtgaatcattttggtttactcgattactcaattaatcgtgagaataatggacagattcttcggttatgaaaataatcgacgaTCTCCACACAGTCCGGAGATCGTCATAATCATAACATCTattacatataataatatatttatatagagcaATAGTTTTTAAAAGTTCTACAACTTTTAGAAGCGCAATCGTCCAAATATCACAAGGAAGACGCTGCATGACTCACTATTCAGTGCTTTTTCACTCACTTCTCGGCTAAGAATCAGTAAGTTGTGGCTTAGACACAAACTTGGATAAGAAGTTAAttcacaaacttaaaaaaataaaacaaaataaacaaatgttccCGCAAAGCACAATTAGCCACACTGACATTGCAGAGCCTGTTCCGTGGCTGTGCTGTGACCTCTGTCTGCCCACTGAGCTGTCCATGATTTATTCCGATGATCACACTGATtcaattatttcatttcattcccaTCGTGTAGCTTTTTATTAAGGACGGGAAATACAGGAAAGAGTGAGACTGGAAGAGGCGGAGAGAATTGACATCGTCACCACGTTTTCACAAATGTAGCTCGACACTGACTAATTACAGAGCACCCTAAAACAGTTGTTCgcgcattaaaaaaaaaaccaggattGAAATGACAAATTAGGCATAAAAGTGGATTCTAAGCGTTTGAATAAGAAGTGGGATTTCCCTTTTTTAACTAAATATACACTTAAACATCTCAAATATTATTTTTGCACTgtgtatgtcttcaaaaatgcagaataataacaacaatttaaaaatctATGGTTTGGAAATCACACAATCAGTTTTTGCCCTATAACGCAAACTTTCTCTGCTTCACACATTATACATGATACAAGAATTAAGGACTAATGACGGTCTTCTGTTCAGGAattcccccccttttttccacAGGAGCCAGAGCTAGCATAAGGTCAAGGTCGAGGTCAAAAAAAcgcttgtaaaaaaaagagctttACATGCTTAAACTaagttaaaagaaataaataatccaTCCTTGGGTGTATAAACTCTGGAGAAAGTCTAACGCGTTAGAATAAGGTCAGCGAGCATTGGCGTCAGCATGACCAGCAGTACAGCCAAAGATTTGCGCTGTAACAGCCACGATATAGTTCTTctgcaatgtgtttttcctcGTCCATCTTCATTTAACACACGCAGCTTCTCGAAGCAGCAGTAagagtaataagcagcagtcacagtgagcagctgcatatcatgtttcctctgtgaggagcagctgattggccgaaaaaaaatctcaagCACTGGAATGTGATATTGCCACTCATGGCgatcaaatacaaagtttatggttttaagacccacaatactgtgatCTGAGGCATGCGGTGgcttctttgaaaaaaaaaaacaaaaaaaaacttttttctttgtttattcagTGTCGGGTGACATAAATAACGAAGTAAAGTACATAGTAATGTGAAAATTCTACTCAAGTACAACACTGAGTCACAAAATGTGCAGTTTGGGTGACGATGGGATAGATCACGTCACCATACATCACGCCACCGCTCATTATCACCAGTTTAGCAGAAGTTCAGAATTCACAATTCACAACATTCAGCTAAATGAGGAACAGCCACATGGTGCAATGCTCAATTACTCAAAAACAAGAAGCAACATTCTACAGTAAT from Solea solea chromosome 10, fSolSol10.1, whole genome shotgun sequence includes the following:
- the mgat3b gene encoding beta-1,4-mannosyl-glycoprotein 4-beta-N-acetylglucosaminyltransferase isoform X2 → MPWLRAAGPPTRCLRFLCLMKMRRHRVFLLCTVGLCVISFLHYYKALHYVSLLRELSAPYPNIKSFIMVTGFFWREKGVGTTPLSPASPEEAPPLPVLRQSDTKDKGLGGGGDGGGMGLGGVVVGGPGIVGRAGLEIRLREEPAPPHPWEEPKENQRGDSPNQERAPSHHTQAARLDLPQVLKERSQHKAVFLKDQLQEPLELVEDLSTRTYQLQDDKTPYFVRTKAGALCFRQGTEVATPKEYSARSGSIVANGVGEGSRVGQRKTLEVQQPSTIAPKAKMRPRGNGKRLVKCVCRPGWHGPYCGVPTMVYHSNLPTKERLTPRETPRRVINAINVNHEFDLLHARFHELSHAVDVFLICESNFTAYGEKRPLSFLQRLLNGTYDYIRHKILYVFLNHFPEGGRQDGWIADDYLRTFLTRNGMSRLVGIRPDDVFVINDADEIPAHEGLLFLKLYDGWTEPFAIHMRKSLYGFFWKQFGSLEVVSGCTVRMLQELYDSDGIKLRRREYYTMPGFRKYENDTGHILVQWSVGSPFHFAGWHCSWCFSPEGIHFKLVSAQNGDFPRWGDYEDKRDLNYIRDLIRTGGWFDGSLQEYPPVDPKEHMYAPKYMLEHYDRFRYLLENPYSRASRLIEH
- the mgat3b gene encoding beta-1,4-mannosyl-glycoprotein 4-beta-N-acetylglucosaminyltransferase isoform X3, whose product is MKMRRHRVFLLCTVGLCVISFLHYYKALHYVSLLRELSAPYPNIKSFIMVTGFFWREKGVGTTPLSPASPEEAPPLPVLRQSDTKDKGLGGGGDGGGMGLGGVVVGGPGIVGRAGLEIRLREEPAPPHPWEEPKENQRGDSPNQERAPSHHTQAARLDLPQVLKERSQHKAVFLKDQLQEPLELVEDLSTRTYQLQDDKTPYFVRTKAGALCFRQGTEVATPKEYSARSGSIVANGVGEGSRVGQRKTLEVQQPSTIAPKAKMRPRGNGKRLVKCVCRPGWHGPYCGVPTMVYHSNLPTKERLTPRETPRRVINAINVNHEFDLLHARFHELSHAVDVFLICESNFTAYGEKRPLSFLQRLLNGTYDYIRHKILYVFLNHFPEGGRQDGWIADDYLRTFLTRNGMSRLVGIRPDDVFVINDADEIPAHEGLLFLKLYDGWTEPFAIHMRKSLYGFFWKQFGSLEVVSGCTVRMLQELYDSDGIKLRRREYYTMPGFRKYENDTGHILVQWSVGSPFHFAGWHCSWCFSPEGIHFKLVSAQNGDFPRWGDYEDKRDLNYIRDLIRTGGWFDGSLQEYPPVDPKEHMYAPKYMLEHYDRFRYLLENPYSRASRLIEH
- the mgat3b gene encoding beta-1,4-mannosyl-glycoprotein 4-beta-N-acetylglucosaminyltransferase isoform X1, which produces MGSILSEDGGHNIRLAGTGEHIGIVSTVMPWLRAAGPPTRCLRFLCLMKMRRHRVFLLCTVGLCVISFLHYYKALHYVSLLRELSAPYPNIKSFIMVTGFFWREKGVGTTPLSPASPEEAPPLPVLRQSDTKDKGLGGGGDGGGMGLGGVVVGGPGIVGRAGLEIRLREEPAPPHPWEEPKENQRGDSPNQERAPSHHTQAARLDLPQVLKERSQHKAVFLKDQLQEPLELVEDLSTRTYQLQDDKTPYFVRTKAGALCFRQGTEVATPKEYSARSGSIVANGVGEGSRVGQRKTLEVQQPSTIAPKAKMRPRGNGKRLVKCVCRPGWHGPYCGVPTMVYHSNLPTKERLTPRETPRRVINAINVNHEFDLLHARFHELSHAVDVFLICESNFTAYGEKRPLSFLQRLLNGTYDYIRHKILYVFLNHFPEGGRQDGWIADDYLRTFLTRNGMSRLVGIRPDDVFVINDADEIPAHEGLLFLKLYDGWTEPFAIHMRKSLYGFFWKQFGSLEVVSGCTVRMLQELYDSDGIKLRRREYYTMPGFRKYENDTGHILVQWSVGSPFHFAGWHCSWCFSPEGIHFKLVSAQNGDFPRWGDYEDKRDLNYIRDLIRTGGWFDGSLQEYPPVDPKEHMYAPKYMLEHYDRFRYLLENPYSRASRLIEH